The Sorangiineae bacterium MSr11367 genome window below encodes:
- a CDS encoding response regulator, with translation MKDAPQRLLLVEDDPRLAELVRAHLTEHGFEVEVVERGDVAIERIRAAPPDAVLLDIGLPGQDGLSVCRAVRPDYAGVIVMLTARGDEIDEVLGLELGADDYVAKPVKPRVLVARLRANLRRVAEKRTGEKAHERLVVGELSIDPGRRAVTYRGADVPVSTSEFDLLEILARRAGHVVPREELLGQARGIRYDGLNRSIDLRISRLRRKLGDDPDRPTLIVSVRGVGYMLAAHP, from the coding sequence GTGAAGGACGCGCCGCAAAGGCTTCTCTTGGTCGAAGACGACCCGCGCCTGGCGGAGTTAGTACGTGCGCACTTGACGGAGCACGGCTTCGAGGTGGAGGTCGTGGAGCGCGGCGACGTGGCCATCGAGCGCATCCGAGCGGCGCCCCCCGACGCCGTCCTTCTCGACATCGGGTTGCCCGGGCAGGACGGATTGTCCGTCTGCCGCGCCGTGCGCCCTGACTATGCGGGCGTCATCGTGATGCTGACCGCGCGCGGCGACGAGATCGACGAGGTGCTGGGCCTCGAGCTCGGCGCCGACGACTACGTGGCCAAGCCCGTGAAGCCGCGCGTCCTGGTGGCGCGCCTGCGCGCGAACCTGCGCCGCGTCGCTGAAAAGAGGACAGGGGAGAAGGCGCACGAGCGCCTGGTCGTCGGCGAGCTGTCGATCGACCCGGGGCGGCGCGCCGTCACCTACCGCGGGGCCGACGTGCCCGTTTCCACGTCGGAGTTCGACTTGCTGGAGATCCTCGCGCGCCGCGCCGGTCATGTGGTTCCGCGCGAGGAGCTCTTGGGCCAGGCGCGCGGCATCCGCTACGACGGGTTGAACCGATCCATCGACCTGCGCATCTCGCGGCTGCGTCGCAAATTGGGCGACGATCCGGATCGACCCACGCTCATCGTGTCGGTGCGCGGCGTGGGGTACATGCTGGCGGCGCACCCGTGA
- a CDS encoding ATP-binding protein produces the protein MKRLFLRTYLGLCVTYVIALLVGTRLLYHQPLTSSAETYERVYGGGVSLAREQLASVPHEQRPGVVQRLRTQFAFPLDVVPWESDQIDAGARAQLARGAHLATWFDPQPDGGTFLATAIVPQGDVLRLGPLPGSSPPTYPRWASVVGGVGLTLALGAWLLLWPIARQFRALEEAARRLQGGDLRARANEAAASTRPIAQAFNVMAEDLHRHIDAQRDLLRTVSHELRTPLARIRFAVDRLATTESGEARAAQLDEIDGDLAELDDLVEELLTWSRLESAAPPFETLAVESLLLDLEGAFPDVELADVADGLQVHGDGRLLARALGNLVSNALRYAKSRVVIRALRAGESVRIVVDDDGPGIPEPERERVFEPFVRLHSEGRGVGLGLAIVRRIAAQHGGSVRIETAEPSGCRVILELPRSS, from the coding sequence GTGAAGCGGCTCTTTTTGCGCACGTACCTTGGGCTGTGCGTCACCTACGTGATCGCGCTGCTCGTAGGCACTCGGCTTCTGTACCACCAGCCACTGACGTCGTCCGCGGAGACGTACGAGCGCGTGTACGGAGGTGGCGTGTCGCTCGCGCGTGAGCAGCTCGCGTCCGTGCCGCACGAGCAGCGGCCGGGCGTGGTGCAGCGGCTGCGCACCCAGTTTGCCTTTCCGCTGGACGTGGTGCCTTGGGAGTCCGACCAAATCGACGCAGGCGCGCGCGCCCAGCTCGCACGAGGTGCACACCTCGCGACGTGGTTCGATCCCCAGCCGGACGGGGGCACCTTCTTGGCGACCGCCATTGTGCCGCAGGGGGACGTGCTTCGATTGGGCCCCTTGCCGGGCTCCTCGCCGCCGACGTACCCGCGCTGGGCGAGCGTGGTCGGTGGCGTGGGGCTCACCCTGGCCCTTGGCGCGTGGCTTCTGCTCTGGCCGATTGCCAGACAATTTCGCGCCCTCGAAGAAGCCGCGCGTCGTTTGCAAGGCGGCGATCTGCGGGCACGGGCGAACGAAGCGGCGGCCTCCACGCGCCCGATTGCCCAGGCGTTCAACGTGATGGCGGAGGACCTGCATCGCCACATCGATGCGCAGCGTGACCTTCTGCGCACGGTCTCCCACGAATTGCGGACACCGCTGGCGCGCATTCGCTTTGCCGTCGACCGCCTCGCCACCACCGAATCGGGCGAGGCGCGCGCGGCGCAACTCGACGAGATCGACGGAGATCTCGCGGAGCTCGACGACTTGGTGGAAGAGTTGCTCACATGGTCGCGTCTCGAGAGCGCCGCCCCGCCGTTCGAGACGCTCGCCGTGGAGTCGCTCCTTCTCGATCTCGAGGGCGCCTTCCCCGACGTCGAGCTGGCCGATGTCGCCGATGGCCTCCAGGTGCACGGAGACGGACGCCTTCTCGCGCGCGCCCTCGGCAACTTGGTGTCCAACGCGCTTCGGTATGCCAAAAGCCGCGTCGTGATTCGCGCCCTGCGTGCGGGCGAAAGCGTGCGCATCGTCGTCGACGACGATGGCCCCGGGATCCCCGAGCCCGAGCGCGAACGCGTCTTCGAGCCCTTCGTGCGCTTGCACTCCGAGGGCCGCGGCGTGGGCCTCGGCCTGGCCATCGTCCGCCGCATCGCCGCCCAACACGGCGGCTCCGTCCGAATCGAAACCGCCGAACCCAGCGGCTGCCGCGTCATCCTCGAGCTCCCCCGGTCGAGCTAA
- a CDS encoding sulfatase-like hydrolase/transferase — protein MPSRGSNAEADVASSDSALPLLPCDQRLRTLARVRRRIGRTLLLLAPLAIALADAVRRPGHLGHFGTRGLVFYGVSVLVSGALWVSLVVMAARKRGLTRWLAWITLVVLAGFALGAQSYTYARYMAYMDHQAVLVGTSMMPSIGQQLWSDRATFAQTVLPPVLVALLLPFIVRTLAPPRRRSTHIAKDFAVIALLCALFVSPTHGAEQGQPPDVMYLAAMGQLSRARWDHNETVERVHPGPRSPEPVPDVRARPHLARNVVFVLTESVRAMSVCTRPGDKECLFTPYSNAAAPNRIMLHQMRSVDSTTAISLSVLWSGLPPDESRQMMHSAPLLWEYLHAAQLDSAYWTSQNMLFGNSGAWLGGIPMSRTVSATQLEREPSLEVGADDGKLVDYVLGDIGQLREPFTGVVHLSNTHFPYKVDHAFAPFLPEDEATGPGYEREIRNRYHDAVHLQDRAVGRLVESIRSRPEGARTIIVYVSDHGEQLREKGAVGHTGTLYEEEIRIPFWIDAPRGTLSEEEERNLRALENRPVTTLDVFPTVLDLMGLLDEPRLAPFRARMPGESLLRGGSPPDRAAFLTNCTELWACAFKNWGAIRGSRKLIGNQADHAWNCFDVESDPEEHQPLPIEACGDLVQVAESRGHGRPF, from the coding sequence TCCGGCGTCCCGGCCACCTCGGGCACTTCGGCACGCGGGGTCTCGTCTTCTATGGCGTGAGCGTCCTGGTCAGCGGCGCCCTCTGGGTCTCGCTGGTGGTGATGGCCGCCCGCAAGCGCGGGCTCACGCGCTGGCTCGCGTGGATCACGCTCGTCGTCCTGGCAGGGTTCGCGCTGGGCGCGCAGTCGTATACATACGCGCGCTACATGGCCTACATGGATCATCAGGCGGTGCTCGTCGGCACGTCGATGATGCCGAGCATCGGGCAACAGCTCTGGAGCGACCGCGCCACCTTCGCGCAAACCGTGCTGCCGCCCGTGTTGGTCGCACTGCTGCTGCCGTTCATCGTGCGCACCCTCGCGCCCCCGCGGCGCCGGAGCACGCACATCGCCAAGGACTTCGCGGTCATTGCGCTCCTGTGCGCCCTCTTCGTTTCGCCCACGCATGGTGCGGAACAAGGCCAGCCGCCCGACGTGATGTACCTCGCGGCGATGGGCCAGCTTTCGCGCGCCCGCTGGGATCACAACGAAACGGTGGAACGCGTGCACCCAGGTCCGCGCTCGCCGGAGCCGGTGCCCGACGTGCGCGCGCGCCCGCACCTCGCGCGCAACGTCGTCTTCGTGCTCACCGAGTCGGTGCGCGCGATGAGCGTGTGCACCCGCCCCGGTGACAAGGAATGCCTCTTCACGCCGTACTCGAATGCGGCGGCACCGAACCGCATCATGCTGCATCAAATGCGCAGCGTGGACTCCACGACGGCGATTTCGCTCTCCGTGTTGTGGAGCGGTCTGCCGCCCGACGAGTCGCGGCAGATGATGCACTCGGCCCCGCTGCTCTGGGAGTACCTGCACGCCGCGCAACTCGACTCGGCGTATTGGACGTCGCAGAACATGCTCTTCGGCAACTCGGGCGCGTGGCTCGGCGGCATCCCGATGTCCCGCACGGTGAGCGCCACGCAGCTGGAACGCGAGCCAAGCCTCGAGGTCGGCGCCGACGACGGCAAGCTGGTCGACTACGTGCTCGGCGACATCGGCCAGTTGCGCGAGCCGTTCACCGGCGTGGTGCACCTTTCGAATACGCACTTCCCGTACAAGGTCGATCACGCCTTCGCGCCATTTCTGCCCGAAGACGAGGCTACCGGCCCGGGTTACGAGCGCGAGATCCGCAATCGGTACCACGACGCCGTTCATCTCCAAGATCGCGCGGTGGGCCGCCTCGTCGAATCGATCCGCTCCCGCCCGGAGGGCGCGCGCACCATCATCGTTTACGTGTCCGACCACGGCGAGCAGCTCCGTGAAAAGGGCGCCGTTGGCCACACGGGGACGCTCTACGAGGAGGAGATTCGCATCCCCTTCTGGATCGACGCCCCGCGCGGCACCTTGAGCGAAGAGGAAGAGCGAAACCTTCGCGCCCTGGAGAACCGCCCCGTCACGACCCTCGACGTCTTCCCCACCGTCCTGGATCTCATGGGTCTCCTCGACGAGCCGCGCCTCGCCCCGTTCCGCGCGCGCATGCCCGGCGAGAGCCTTCTGCGCGGTGGCAGCCCCCCCGATCGCGCGGCATTCCTCACGAACTGCACCGAGCTGTGGGCCTGCGCGTTCAAGAATTGGGGCGCCATCCGCGGTTCACGCAAGCTGATTGGCAATCAGGCCGACCACGCGTGGAACTGCTTCGACGTGGAAAGCGATCCCGAAGAGCACCAACCGCTGCCCATCGAGGCCTGCGGCGACCTCGTCCAAGTCGCCGAATCGCGCGGCCACGGCCGCCCGTTCTAG